From the genome of Halostella limicola, one region includes:
- a CDS encoding DsbA family protein has translation MWSQVADSDPDALWNWHAAAFAEQPDSGTDWADDETFAAVTEQTAGIDRSTVETCREERGASIRERTEPNVGVARESRIMGTPGFVLYNRDSGAAGKLVGADPYENFAEAIEKVMEA, from the coding sequence GTGTGGTCGCAGGTCGCCGACAGCGACCCCGACGCGTTATGGAACTGGCACGCGGCGGCCTTCGCCGAACAGCCCGACTCCGGCACGGACTGGGCCGACGACGAGACGTTCGCGGCGGTCACCGAACAGACAGCTGGCATCGACCGCTCCACGGTTGAGACCTGCCGCGAGGAACGCGGCGCGTCGATCCGGGAGCGAACCGAGCCGAACGTCGGCGTGGCCCGGGAGTCGAGAATCATGGGGACGCCCGGGTTCGTACTCTACAACCGTGACTCCGGGGCGGCCGGAAAGCTCGTCGGCGCCGACCCCTACGAGAACTTCGCCGAGGCGATCGAGAAGGTGATGGAGGCGTGA
- a CDS encoding thioredoxin domain-containing protein produces MDEEDTITRRRALIAGGAVLAFGGGVAYIGSRSGASGQHYVPDTTHAGSGTTRFDVDLDGRPIAGKRDAPVDINYWTDYLCPFCKQFETETLPEFGRKFLDTGDARPAVLPYPNIGEYSMPAAV; encoded by the coding sequence ATGGACGAAGAGGACACTATCACTCGGCGGAGAGCACTCATCGCCGGCGGCGCGGTGCTCGCGTTCGGTGGTGGTGTCGCCTACATCGGATCGCGATCTGGTGCGAGCGGACAGCACTACGTCCCCGACACCACGCACGCTGGTTCCGGGACGACCAGGTTCGACGTCGACCTCGACGGCCGCCCCATCGCCGGCAAACGTGATGCGCCGGTGGACATCAACTACTGGACGGACTATCTGTGCCCGTTCTGCAAGCAGTTCGAGACGGAGACGCTCCCAGAGTTCGGCCGGAAGTTCCTCGACACCGGCGACGCGCGCCCGGCCGTGCTACCCTACCCGAACATCGGGGAGTACTCGATGCCGGCGGCGGTCTGA
- the trxA gene encoding thioredoxin, translated as MAEGIEEIRRQKLAELRNKAGTGGAEASTPKSPSEPIHIDGGAELSETVAEYGLVLADFYADWCGPCQMLEPIVETIAAETDATVAKIDIDANQKLAAEYGVQRVPTLVLFADGQPAERLVGMQDEAQLRSVIEAHA; from the coding sequence ATGGCTGAAGGTATTGAGGAGATCCGCCGACAGAAACTGGCGGAGCTTCGAAATAAGGCTGGAACGGGCGGTGCTGAGGCGTCCACCCCGAAGAGTCCGTCCGAACCGATCCATATCGACGGTGGCGCCGAGCTGTCCGAAACTGTCGCCGAGTACGGTCTCGTGCTAGCCGACTTCTATGCCGATTGGTGTGGTCCGTGCCAGATGCTCGAACCAATCGTCGAAACGATAGCGGCCGAGACCGATGCGACCGTAGCGAAGATCGACATCGACGCGAATCAAAAACTCGCCGCAGAGTACGGTGTCCAGAGGGTTCCGACCCTCGTCCTGTTCGCTGACGGCCAGCCGGCGGAACGACTCGTCGGAATGCAGGACGAAGCGCAGCTTCGCTCCGTGATCGAAGCGCACGCGTGA
- a CDS encoding helix-turn-helix domain-containing protein translates to MVATSVREDLERDLGCLDLLGCIHGLNERDQMVFQLLQQAEEGLIVDDVADRMDCERSTAYRSISRLLEASVVVQEQVNYEHGGYYYVYRSRTSEEVAHDMQRLLNDWYAAIGQLIQEFEDRYSRDSGDREKQPIESCH, encoded by the coding sequence ATGGTGGCCACGTCAGTGCGTGAGGACCTCGAGCGGGACCTGGGGTGCCTCGACCTCCTGGGCTGCATTCACGGGCTCAACGAGCGGGATCAGATGGTCTTTCAGCTGCTACAACAGGCAGAGGAGGGTCTCATCGTTGACGACGTCGCAGATCGAATGGATTGTGAACGCTCGACTGCGTATCGTTCGATTTCTCGGCTCCTTGAGGCCAGCGTGGTAGTTCAGGAGCAAGTAAACTACGAGCACGGAGGGTACTACTACGTGTATCGTTCGCGGACATCCGAGGAAGTTGCACACGACATGCAGCGATTGCTCAACGATTGGTATGCAGCCATCGGACAGCTTATTCAGGAGTTCGAAGACCGGTACAGCCGAGACTCGGGGGATCGCGAGAAGCAGCCGATTGAGTCCTGTCACTGA
- a CDS encoding DUF302 domain-containing protein — protein MTLPIDPEDIGEEQATLGMSHKEAIEHVRDVFTDAGFGVPVEFSPSEMLNEKVDAGRDPYYVLGACNPEVAERALDATDNKLGALMACNVVIWEEEPGKQVVYHVSIMRIARLVGMAPDNEEMADIVADTGELVDEAFENL, from the coding sequence ATGACGCTCCCAATCGACCCGGAAGACATCGGCGAAGAACAAGCGACCCTCGGGATGAGCCACAAGGAAGCGATCGAACACGTCCGCGACGTGTTCACGGACGCCGGCTTCGGCGTCCCCGTCGAATTCTCCCCCTCCGAGATGCTCAACGAGAAGGTCGACGCGGGCCGCGATCCGTACTACGTGCTGGGTGCGTGCAACCCCGAGGTCGCCGAACGCGCTCTCGACGCAACCGACAACAAGCTTGGCGCTCTCATGGCCTGTAACGTTGTTATCTGGGAAGAGGAACCCGGTAAGCAGGTCGTCTATCACGTCTCCATCATGCGCATCGCCCGACTGGTCGGGATGGCGCCCGATAACGAGGAGATGGCAGACATCGTCGCCGATACCGGCGAACTCGTCGACGAGGCATTCGAGAACCTCTAA
- a CDS encoding class I SAM-dependent methyltransferase, whose protein sequence is MGYHTFDVDRADKLEDAQQRYQFLSAEELLWALSADDDKTVADLGSGTGFYTDDVAPAADHVYAVDIQDAMHDYYREKGVPENVDLLTTGMSDLPLDGDSIDAAFSTMTYHEFDSDDALTEIQRVLKSEGRFVVVDWAATGTGDEGPPLDERFTATDASDALREFGFPVEHEAVRPETFLLIATTA, encoded by the coding sequence ATGGGGTATCACACGTTCGACGTCGACCGCGCCGACAAGCTCGAGGACGCCCAGCAACGGTACCAGTTCCTCTCGGCAGAAGAACTCCTCTGGGCGCTATCGGCCGACGATGACAAGACAGTGGCGGACCTCGGGAGTGGGACCGGTTTCTATACCGACGATGTCGCACCGGCTGCCGACCACGTGTACGCGGTTGACATCCAGGATGCGATGCACGACTACTATCGCGAGAAGGGCGTCCCAGAGAACGTCGATCTCCTCACCACCGGGATGAGCGACCTCCCACTCGACGGAGACTCAATCGACGCTGCCTTCTCGACAATGACGTATCACGAATTCGATAGCGACGATGCACTCACCGAGATTCAGCGAGTACTAAAATCGGAGGGGCGCTTCGTCGTCGTGGACTGGGCTGCAACGGGAACTGGCGATGAAGGGCCACCGCTAGACGAGCGGTTCACGGCCACTGACGCGTCGGACGCACTACGAGAGTTTGGGTTCCCCGTCGAACACGAGGCCGTCCGGCCGGAGACGTTCCTCCTGATTGCAACGACCGCCTGA
- a CDS encoding MBL fold metallo-hydrolase, translated as MSNTKYADHTMTPDEVADRREDDELFILDVRNRDDYEEWQIDGSHNVPIYDQLLDGHFTGLEASLGEIPKDKEIVVVCVAGITSTDAAEFLRERDYDAKTMDDGMSGWGRVHVTYETDVDGVIQVVRPGTGCISYLVHDDGEGIIVDPSLYVDKYQEVADEHDIDIVGALDTHAHADHISGGRSIADELDVPYYLNPIDAGELDEYEGIEDGDTITVGDRDLEVLHTPGHTPGSISLTWDGALLSGDTVFINSVGRPDLEGNDETDIREGAEELFDSLNRLAELPDDTVVLPGHFNDEDIRPLATSLGHLEEDNELFRMDDREEFADTIVESLSDEPANYNQIKAINWGKEPLTADASDLELGPNNCAAN; from the coding sequence ATGAGCAATACTAAATACGCCGATCACACGATGACGCCCGACGAAGTGGCGGATCGCCGTGAGGACGACGAGCTGTTCATCCTCGACGTCCGTAACAGGGACGACTACGAGGAGTGGCAGATCGACGGGAGTCACAACGTCCCCATCTACGACCAGCTCCTCGACGGGCACTTCACCGGGCTCGAGGCGTCCCTCGGCGAAATCCCGAAAGACAAGGAGATAGTTGTCGTATGCGTCGCCGGCATCACGTCGACAGATGCAGCTGAGTTCCTCCGCGAGCGTGACTACGACGCCAAGACGATGGATGACGGGATGAGCGGCTGGGGACGTGTCCACGTAACCTACGAGACCGACGTCGACGGCGTAATCCAGGTCGTCCGCCCCGGCACGGGCTGCATCTCGTACCTCGTCCACGACGACGGTGAGGGAATCATCGTCGATCCGAGCCTGTACGTCGACAAGTATCAGGAGGTTGCCGACGAGCACGACATCGACATCGTCGGTGCGCTCGACACTCACGCCCACGCCGACCACATCAGCGGTGGGCGGTCCATCGCCGACGAACTGGACGTCCCCTACTACCTCAACCCGATCGACGCCGGCGAACTCGACGAGTACGAGGGGATCGAAGATGGCGACACGATCACCGTCGGCGACCGCGACCTCGAAGTCCTCCACACGCCCGGCCACACGCCCGGAAGCATCTCACTCACGTGGGACGGCGCACTGCTGTCGGGCGATACGGTGTTTATCAACAGCGTCGGTCGACCAGACCTCGAAGGGAACGACGAGACAGACATCCGAGAGGGTGCCGAAGAGCTCTTCGATAGCCTCAACCGACTCGCTGAGCTGCCCGACGACACGGTCGTCCTGCCGGGTCACTTCAACGACGAAGATATCCGTCCGCTCGCGACATCGCTCGGTCATCTCGAAGAGGACAACGAGCTGTTCCGCATGGATGACCGCGAGGAGTTCGCCGACACCATCGTCGAGAGCCTTTCGGACGAACCCGCGAACTACAACCAGATCAAGGCCATCAACTGGGGCAAAGAGCCACTGACCGCTGACGCGTCGGACCTCGAACTGGGCCCCAACAACTGTGCTGCGAACTGA